The following DNA comes from Deltaproteobacteria bacterium.
TCCCCCGCCATATCCACGTTCATCGTGCCCAAAACCGCGCCCGGATTCAGCTTGGGTAAACGGTACGAGAAAATGGCCTGGCACGCGTCCGCCACCCACGAGATCATTTTGGACCACTGCCGCATCCCGGCCGCCAATCTCTTGGGCGATCCCGAACGGGGATTCGCTCAGCACCTGGCGGCCCTCCAGACCGGCCGCGTCAGCCTGGCCGCCATGTCCATAGGTCTGGCTCAAGCGTGCCTGGACGCGTCCTTGAAATACGCCCAGGAACGCACCCAGTTCGGCAAACCCATTTTCGAGCACCAGGCCGTGTCGTTCAAACTCGCCGACATGGCCGTGTCCATCGAACTCGCCCGCAACCTCATGCTCAAAGCGGCCTGGCTCAAGGATCATAAAAGGAAATACATATTCGAGGCCGCGGCGGCCAAGCTCTACGCTTCCGAAATGGCCGAAAAAGCGGCCAGCGACGCTGTTCAGATCCACGGCGGCTACGGCTGCATGGACGAATACCCCGTGTCCCGCTATTACCGCTCTTCGAAATTCCTCCAGATCGTGGAAGGCACCTCGGAAGTGCAACGCATGATCATCGGGCGGGTTTTAGCAGGAAAGATGTAGATTTCAGCAGGCTGCTGAAAAACGCGATCTGCGGCGTTGCGCTTCATCCTTCGTCACTGCGACGTACTCTACGTACGCCTCATTCCTCTGGACTTGCGCGCCTTGCATCTCATCGTTTTTTATCAACCTGCAACAACCAGGGTTTTTCAACGGACTG
Coding sequences within:
- a CDS encoding acyl-CoA dehydrogenase family protein yields the protein MDFDLTEEHRMIREMSRDFADEVIAPRAEEMERTGAYPYDIYARMAELGMMGIPFPETCGGSGGDWVGMHLCIEEIARGDITVAACLEVTTSVVGEELFAFGTEEQQQEWLVPIARGTQIGAFGLTEADTGSDAASLRTTARKDGDEWVLDGAKQFITNIGMDTSSMVIVAARTGVQKNGSPAISTFIVPKTAPGFSLGKRYEKMAWHASATHEIILDHCRIPAANLLGDPERGFAQHLAALQTGRVSLAAMSIGLAQACLDASLKYAQERTQFGKPIFEHQAVSFKLADMAVSIELARNLMLKAAWLKDHKRKYIFEAAAAKLYASEMAEKAASDAVQIHGGYGCMDEYPVSRYYRSSKFLQIVEGTSEVQRMIIGRVLAGKM